The Pricia mediterranea genome includes a window with the following:
- a CDS encoding UDP-2,3-diacylglucosamine diphosphatase translates to MSIPEGKKVYFASDNHLGAPTPAQSLPREKKFVAWLDTIKKDAAALFLLGDLFDFWFEYSTVVPKGFTRTLGKLAEISDSGIPIYYFVGNHDLWMHGYFEDELNIPVFHGPQEFEMNGISFFVGHGDGLGPHDKGYKRMKKLFTNPVAKWFFRWLHPDIGVRLAQYFSVKNKLISGDDDAKFLGEEKEWLVQYAKRKLETRHYDYFVFGHRHLPLNIALNEKSKYLNLGDWIHYFTYAVFDGEALSLKEYKD, encoded by the coding sequence ATCAGCATTCCCGAAGGAAAAAAAGTATATTTTGCCAGTGACAACCACTTGGGAGCCCCCACGCCCGCGCAAAGCCTGCCCCGGGAAAAAAAGTTCGTGGCATGGCTGGATACTATAAAGAAAGATGCTGCGGCCCTGTTTTTACTGGGCGATCTTTTCGATTTTTGGTTCGAGTATTCAACAGTCGTACCAAAAGGTTTTACCCGGACCTTGGGCAAGCTGGCGGAAATCTCCGATTCGGGTATCCCTATCTACTACTTCGTGGGCAACCATGACCTCTGGATGCACGGCTATTTTGAGGATGAACTCAACATCCCGGTGTTCCACGGACCCCAAGAGTTCGAGATGAACGGGATATCTTTTTTTGTAGGTCATGGCGACGGACTCGGACCGCACGATAAGGGCTACAAACGGATGAAGAAACTGTTTACCAATCCCGTTGCCAAATGGTTCTTCAGATGGCTGCATCCCGATATTGGGGTTCGCTTGGCACAGTACTTTTCCGTCAAGAACAAACTGATTTCGGGTGACGATGATGCCAAATTCCTGGGAGAGGAGAAGGAATGGTTGGTACAATACGCGAAACGTAAATTGGAAACCCGACACTACGACTATTTTGTTTTCGGCCATCGCCACCTTCCCCTGAATATCGCTCTTAACGAAAAATCGAAATACCTCAACCTTGGGGATTGGATTCACTATTTTACCTATGCCGTCTTTGACGGGGAAGCATTAAGCCTCAAGGAATACAAAGATTGA
- a CDS encoding MFS transporter yields MDPYAALRFKEFNIFLIVRFSMVFAWSMQFIVIEWQVYSMTKDPLSLGIIGLMEVIPAVSTALFAGHIVDQKEKRNLLIKCILGFSIISFGLFALSLPSVLAEWETQQVLYGIYFLVFLGGIVRAFLGPTIFSLIALIVPKRIYPNAATWSSTTWQLAGVLGPALAGFSISWIGVHWSMCVIFGFSVFALIFLSQISRKPILNPKIGEPVFQSLREGLKFVFGTKAIFGALTLDMIAVLFGGAVALLPIYAQDILHVGAEGFGVLRAAPAVGAALMMFGSTRFPLHKNAGKKLLLAVFGFGICIIVFGLSTSFWLSVAALFLSGGVDGISMIIRQTILQLKTPDNMRGRVASVNSMFVGSSNELGAFESGVAAKLLGTVAAVVFGGTMTLLTVGITAWVSPTFRNLDLQDDVKAHEAED; encoded by the coding sequence ATGGATCCGTACGCCGCGCTCCGTTTTAAGGAGTTCAATATATTTCTTATCGTTCGTTTTTCCATGGTCTTTGCATGGTCCATGCAGTTTATCGTTATAGAATGGCAGGTCTATTCGATGACCAAAGACCCTCTGTCACTGGGGATTATAGGGTTGATGGAAGTTATACCCGCAGTATCTACGGCGCTGTTTGCCGGGCATATCGTCGATCAAAAGGAAAAACGTAACCTGTTGATCAAGTGCATCCTCGGTTTTTCGATAATCAGTTTCGGACTTTTTGCCCTGAGCCTCCCCTCCGTATTGGCGGAATGGGAAACGCAGCAGGTACTCTATGGAATCTACTTTTTGGTGTTTTTAGGGGGAATTGTGCGTGCCTTTCTCGGGCCGACCATCTTCTCGCTGATCGCCTTGATCGTTCCCAAAAGAATATATCCGAACGCGGCAACCTGGAGCAGTACTACCTGGCAATTGGCAGGAGTGCTGGGACCCGCCTTGGCAGGTTTTTCCATTAGCTGGATCGGGGTACACTGGTCCATGTGCGTAATCTTCGGATTTTCGGTGTTCGCCCTGATTTTTCTCTCCCAGATCTCGAGAAAGCCGATTCTCAACCCAAAGATTGGGGAGCCGGTTTTTCAGAGTTTGCGCGAGGGCCTCAAGTTCGTTTTTGGTACAAAAGCCATTTTTGGGGCGTTGACCTTGGATATGATTGCCGTACTTTTCGGAGGGGCCGTGGCGCTCCTACCGATCTACGCCCAAGACATATTGCACGTCGGTGCGGAGGGATTCGGCGTATTGCGGGCCGCTCCGGCGGTGGGTGCTGCTTTGATGATGTTCGGTTCCACCCGATTTCCGTTACACAAGAACGCGGGCAAGAAATTATTGCTGGCCGTCTTTGGTTTCGGGATCTGTATCATTGTATTCGGGCTATCGACCTCGTTTTGGCTGTCGGTGGCCGCTCTGTTCTTGAGCGGAGGGGTCGATGGTATCTCCATGATCATCCGCCAAACTATTTTACAATTAAAAACGCCGGACAACATGAGGGGGCGAGTGGCCTCCGTCAATTCGATGTTCGTAGGGTCCTCAAACGAGTTGGGCGCTTTCGAAAGTGGAGTGGCCGCCAAGCTACTGGGAACGGTAGCCGCAGTGGTTTTCGGAGGCACCATGACCTTGTTGACCGTGGGAATTACGGCCTGGGTCTCCCCGACTTTTAGGAATCTGGACTTACAGGATGACGTGAAAGCGCACGAAGCGGAAGATTGA
- the recJ gene encoding single-stranded-DNA-specific exonuclease RecJ: MRWTIKAKPEQYQIDQLSKALNVDGLIAQLLIQRGVKTYEHAKKFFRPQLSDLHDPFLMRDMDVAVERVRTAIANHENILVYGDYDVDGTTSVALLSSYLLSYYPNVATYIPDRYTEGYGVSFKGVDFAEDNGFTVIVALDCGTKALDQIDYARKKEIDFIVCDHHRPGARLPEAVAVLNPKRKDCQYPYEELCGCGVGFKLVQALASHRGQTIDDLVPYLDLVATAIGADIVPISGENRVLAYFGLQVINTAPRKGLRAIIEQTKKKQQFTLTDVVFIIAPRINAAGRMEHGQHAVNLLTETDLVKARDLAAKIEKFNFDRRGLDRDITEQALLQIRENKEEERFTSVVYHESWHKGVIGIVASRLTETYYRPTLVFTKSGDKLAASARSVKGFDVYNALEGCAESIEQFGGHKYAAGLTLLEEQFEAFKNKFEEVVSESIDPHLLTPEISVDAQIQFRQITPKLFRIMKQFAPFGPKNRMPVFMAERLQDTGYAKNVGDGGKHLKLSIVQKGRGPVGAIGFNLGHKLATVTGRKPFDAVFSLEENEWQGHVSLQLKLKDIR; encoded by the coding sequence ATGCGCTGGACCATCAAGGCCAAACCCGAACAATACCAAATCGACCAGCTTTCTAAAGCCCTGAACGTTGACGGGCTCATCGCTCAGTTGTTGATACAACGCGGTGTAAAGACTTATGAACATGCCAAAAAATTCTTCCGGCCCCAATTATCAGACTTGCACGATCCGTTTTTGATGAGGGATATGGACGTGGCCGTCGAGCGCGTAAGAACGGCGATTGCAAACCACGAGAATATATTGGTGTATGGCGATTATGATGTCGATGGTACGACTTCCGTAGCCCTGCTATCATCTTACCTTTTATCTTATTATCCGAATGTTGCGACCTATATCCCCGATAGATATACTGAAGGGTACGGAGTTTCTTTTAAAGGTGTCGATTTCGCGGAAGACAATGGTTTCACGGTTATTGTTGCGTTGGACTGCGGAACCAAGGCTCTTGATCAAATAGATTATGCCAGAAAAAAAGAGATTGACTTTATTGTCTGCGATCACCACCGACCGGGGGCGCGTTTGCCCGAAGCCGTCGCTGTTTTGAATCCGAAGCGAAAGGATTGTCAATATCCGTACGAGGAGTTGTGTGGTTGTGGGGTCGGGTTCAAACTAGTACAGGCCTTGGCATCACACCGCGGGCAGACTATTGACGACCTAGTTCCCTATCTCGATCTGGTGGCAACCGCGATAGGGGCGGATATCGTTCCGATAAGCGGAGAAAACCGGGTGTTGGCCTATTTCGGACTTCAAGTTATCAATACAGCTCCCCGCAAAGGCTTAAGGGCCATCATCGAGCAGACCAAAAAAAAACAGCAGTTCACCCTGACCGATGTTGTCTTTATCATAGCCCCCCGGATTAACGCCGCCGGGCGGATGGAGCACGGGCAGCACGCCGTAAACTTGCTGACGGAAACGGATCTGGTCAAGGCCAGGGACTTAGCCGCCAAAATCGAAAAGTTTAATTTCGATCGTAGAGGACTGGACCGGGACATTACCGAGCAAGCCTTATTACAGATACGGGAAAACAAGGAAGAGGAGCGCTTTACTTCCGTCGTTTACCATGAATCATGGCATAAAGGGGTCATCGGCATCGTGGCCTCCCGCTTGACGGAAACCTACTACAGGCCTACCTTGGTCTTTACCAAAAGCGGAGATAAATTGGCCGCGTCAGCCCGTTCGGTCAAAGGGTTCGATGTCTATAATGCCCTAGAGGGATGCGCCGAGAGCATCGAACAGTTCGGGGGCCACAAGTATGCAGCGGGTCTGACCTTGCTCGAAGAACAGTTCGAGGCCTTCAAGAATAAGTTCGAGGAAGTAGTATCCGAGAGCATCGACCCGCATTTGCTCACTCCCGAAATTTCGGTGGATGCGCAAATCCAATTCCGTCAAATCACCCCAAAACTGTTTCGGATCATGAAACAGTTCGCCCCGTTCGGACCTAAAAACCGAATGCCGGTATTTATGGCCGAACGCCTTCAGGATACGGGATACGCAAAAAATGTCGGGGATGGGGGCAAGCATCTCAAGCTGTCCATCGTGCAAAAAGGTAGAGGTCCTGTAGGGGCCATCGGTTTTAACCTGGGGCACAAATTAGCGACAGTTACGGGAAGAAAGCCGTTCGACGCCGTTTTTTCGTTGGAAGAAAACGAATGGCAGGGCCACGTCAGCCTTCAATTAAAGCTGAAAGACATACGCTAA
- a CDS encoding OsmC family protein — MSEKNHVTTKWLGNMVFESTNPSGLDLKIDAGPDDGGEGKGFRPKALMLSGLAGCSALDIAGLIKKMKLDVDDFHIETIADLTDVHPKFYDKVVVEYHFHGSDLDEKKLQRAVDLSVEKYCGVMEMFRRFAEMEIKTVFHDK; from the coding sequence ATGTCCGAAAAAAATCACGTTACTACCAAATGGCTTGGTAATATGGTCTTTGAGAGCACTAATCCCTCGGGATTGGACCTAAAGATCGATGCGGGTCCCGATGACGGTGGCGAAGGCAAGGGGTTTCGCCCCAAAGCACTCATGCTATCCGGGTTGGCAGGTTGTTCCGCCCTGGATATCGCGGGACTTATTAAAAAGATGAAATTGGACGTCGATGATTTCCACATCGAGACCATTGCCGATCTCACCGATGTACATCCGAAATTCTATGATAAAGTAGTGGTCGAGTACCATTTTCACGGCAGCGATCTTGATGAAAAAAAATTGCAACGGGCGGTGGACCTTTCGGTGGAAAAATACTGTGGCGTGATGGAAATGTTCCGGCGGTTTGCCGAAATGGAAATCAAAACGGTGTTTCACGACAAATAA
- the rsmI gene encoding 16S rRNA (cytidine(1402)-2'-O)-methyltransferase — translation MGKLYLIPTPIGNLEDMTFRSLRILKEVDVILAEDTRTSGKLLQHYEIVTPMQPHHMHNEHKTVDAVVKRIQAGETMALISDAGTPAISDPGFLLTRACVDRGIEVDCLPGATAFVPALVNSALPNDRFVFEGFLPPKKGRQTRLKILAEENRTMVFYESPYKLLKTLIDFVSYFGADRPVSVSRELSKLYEETVRGSAEEVLRHYSDKPPKGEIVVVVGGKK, via the coding sequence ATGGGAAAATTGTATTTGATTCCGACCCCAATCGGCAATTTGGAGGATATGACCTTTCGATCCCTGCGGATATTAAAGGAAGTGGATGTTATTTTGGCCGAGGATACTCGCACCAGCGGAAAGCTGTTACAACATTATGAGATTGTCACCCCGATGCAGCCCCATCACATGCACAACGAGCATAAGACAGTAGATGCTGTCGTCAAACGCATACAGGCCGGGGAGACCATGGCCCTAATTTCCGATGCCGGTACCCCGGCAATTTCAGATCCAGGGTTTCTTTTGACCCGCGCCTGTGTGGACCGAGGGATCGAGGTAGATTGCCTTCCGGGGGCTACGGCTTTCGTTCCCGCCTTGGTCAATAGCGCACTTCCCAACGACAGGTTCGTCTTCGAGGGATTTCTTCCTCCTAAAAAAGGGCGACAAACGCGCTTGAAGATTTTGGCCGAGGAAAACCGTACGATGGTCTTTTACGAATCTCCCTACAAACTGCTCAAGACCCTTATCGACTTTGTGAGCTATTTTGGTGCCGATCGGCCCGTTTCGGTTTCCCGTGAGCTGAGCAAACTGTACGAAGAAACGGTCCGGGGTAGTGCCGAAGAGGTATTGCGGCACTATTCCGATAAACCCCCGAAAGGAGAGATTGTGGTGGTGGTCGGAGGGAAGAAATAG
- a CDS encoding thymidine kinase: MFLENTVNPKEQFGWIEVISGSMFSGKTEELIRRLKRAQFAKQKVEIFTPMVDTRYERDRVISHDANEIRSTAVPSATKIRTLGATCDVVGIDEAQFFDTEIVTVCNDLANKGIRVVVAGLDMDYKGNPFGPMPALMATAEYVTKVHAVCTRTGNLAHYSYRKSNIDDLVLLGETEAYEPLSRGAFYKAMLEERLGKMTVDIEDVSANIKKPDA; this comes from the coding sequence ATGTTTCTCGAAAACACGGTCAACCCCAAAGAACAATTCGGTTGGATCGAAGTCATCTCCGGTTCTATGTTCTCCGGGAAGACCGAAGAGCTTATCCGCAGATTGAAGCGCGCCCAATTCGCCAAACAAAAGGTCGAGATCTTCACGCCAATGGTCGATACCCGGTATGAAAGGGACAGAGTAATCTCGCACGATGCCAATGAGATACGTTCCACTGCTGTCCCCAGCGCCACCAAAATCCGCACATTGGGCGCTACTTGTGACGTTGTCGGCATCGACGAGGCCCAGTTTTTCGATACTGAAATCGTCACCGTCTGCAACGACTTGGCCAACAAAGGTATTCGGGTGGTAGTCGCCGGTCTTGATATGGATTACAAGGGAAATCCATTTGGCCCCATGCCGGCCCTGATGGCAACCGCAGAATATGTAACCAAAGTGCACGCCGTCTGTACCCGAACCGGTAACCTGGCTCATTATAGCTATAGAAAATCGAACATCGACGATCTGGTACTGCTGGGCGAGACCGAAGCTTACGAACCCTTGAGCCGGGGAGCGTTCTATAAGGCCATGCTTGAGGAAAGACTTGGAAAAATGACCGTGGATATAGAGGATGTCAGCGCCAACATAAAGAAACCCGATGCCTAA
- the alr gene encoding alanine racemase — MPKATETVLEIDLRALEHNYRYLKGRLRPETRFLGVVKAFAYGSDSVAIAKKLEALGADYLAVAYAKEGMVLRDAGIRTRILVLHPLPISFDAIIEHGMEPSLYSRKILREFLEAAKRKSQTDYPIHLKFNTGLNRIGFTGHDVDFIVQHLNAREEVGVVSYFSHLAASEDLNQRDFTQKQIAIFEGISLEINKKLDARPFRHLLNTSGIINYHEYQYDMVRSGIGLYGFGNSPKIDVQLRPVATLKTVISQIHRIESGESVSYNRGYIATSPRLIATLPIGHADGIGRQYGKGKAHVTIQGKKAPIVGNVCMDMIMVDVTGIDCREGDQVIVFGGHHTAQSFAKDAATISYEILTAISQRVKRVVLT, encoded by the coding sequence ATGCCTAAAGCGACCGAGACCGTTCTTGAAATCGACCTGCGGGCCTTAGAACACAATTACCGGTATTTAAAAGGAAGGCTAAGACCGGAAACCCGATTTTTAGGGGTAGTAAAGGCCTTTGCCTATGGAAGTGACTCGGTCGCGATCGCCAAAAAACTGGAAGCCCTAGGGGCGGACTACCTTGCCGTTGCCTACGCCAAAGAAGGAATGGTACTTCGGGATGCCGGTATCCGAACTCGGATTTTAGTACTGCATCCTTTACCGATCAGCTTCGATGCCATTATCGAGCACGGTATGGAGCCAAGCCTGTATTCCCGTAAAATTTTAAGGGAATTTCTGGAAGCCGCGAAAAGGAAATCCCAAACGGACTATCCCATACATCTCAAGTTCAATACAGGGCTCAATCGAATAGGGTTTACAGGTCATGACGTAGATTTTATTGTCCAACACCTAAATGCCAGGGAGGAGGTTGGGGTAGTTTCCTATTTTTCGCATTTGGCGGCCTCCGAAGACCTGAACCAACGCGATTTTACACAAAAACAGATCGCCATCTTTGAAGGAATATCCCTGGAAATCAATAAAAAGTTGGATGCCCGGCCTTTCCGACATTTGTTGAACACCTCGGGTATTATCAATTACCATGAATACCAGTACGATATGGTCCGTAGCGGAATCGGCCTTTACGGATTCGGCAACAGTCCCAAAATCGATGTCCAGCTCCGGCCCGTGGCCACCCTGAAAACCGTGATTTCCCAGATACACCGAATTGAATCCGGGGAAAGCGTTAGCTATAATCGGGGGTATATCGCCACTTCGCCCCGGTTGATCGCGACCCTACCCATCGGCCATGCGGACGGAATCGGCAGGCAATACGGCAAGGGGAAAGCCCATGTTACCATCCAAGGGAAAAAAGCGCCCATTGTAGGAAATGTGTGCATGGACATGATTATGGTAGATGTAACCGGCATCGATTGCAGAGAGGGCGACCAGGTCATCGTTTTCGGAGGCCATCATACCGCGCAATCATTCGCAAAGGATGCCGCTACTATCTCCTACGAGATTTTAACTGCAATCTCCCAACGGGTAAAACGGGTCGTTCTCACGTAA
- the mscL gene encoding large conductance mechanosensitive channel protein MscL — translation MWKEFKNFIMTGNVIDLAVAVILAGAVGLVVNGFVNDIMMPVVGYFAGGMDFSEMKVVLSEAIVAADGTVEKPESAVRYGAWVNSIINLIIVGFVLFMIVRSYNKVREPEPEPKAAPKGPTTEELLIEIRDELKKQN, via the coding sequence ATGTGGAAAGAATTTAAGAATTTTATCATGACCGGCAACGTCATTGATCTGGCAGTCGCCGTAATCCTGGCAGGTGCCGTGGGACTTGTTGTCAACGGATTCGTAAATGACATCATGATGCCCGTTGTCGGCTATTTTGCAGGGGGAATGGATTTCTCGGAGATGAAAGTAGTTTTGTCCGAAGCCATCGTCGCCGCCGACGGAACCGTGGAAAAACCAGAAAGTGCCGTTCGTTATGGAGCTTGGGTCAATTCGATCATCAATCTGATTATCGTCGGGTTCGTGCTATTCATGATCGTGAGGTCGTACAATAAGGTGCGCGAGCCGGAGCCAGAGCCCAAAGCCGCGCCTAAAGGTCCGACCACCGAAGAATTGCTTATTGAAATCCGCGATGAATTGAAAAAGCAAAATTAA